AGTCTTGTCGCCTTCAGGGACGTTCGGTGATTACTTTTTTCCAACAGGCTTTGCAAAGTCCTCTCACCGGTGAGCCTTGTCCTTCTCTCATTCCCCAGTTTTGCCACACCTGAATCCTTACGTTAAAAAAAATAAACGAAGGCTCAAATCTTGCTTCAAAATCAGGTAATCTAATCGCTACGAAATTTAAGGGAAATAATCGAATGAAACGCCGACAATTTATTAGAAATAGCGCGATCGCGGCTGGCAGTACGACCGCCCTTGCTGCTTGTAACCAGGCTACAAATACTTCTTCAAATACCGACGCCAGCAGTCTCCCCAATGTCAGTTGGCGGATGGCGACCAGTTGGCCCAACTCTCTTGATACCATTTATGGCGGTGCCGTTACAATTGCCGAACGAGTCTCTGCTATGACCAATGGGCGCTTTACTATTGAACCCTACGCAGCCGGAGAAATTGTGCCAGCGCTACAAGTTTTAGATACGGTGCAAGCGGGAACGGTCGAATGTGGTCATACGGCCAGTTACTATTACATTGGGAAAAATCCTGCCCTTGCCTTCGGCACAGCGGTTCCCTTTGGCTTAAATGCCCAGCAACAGAATGCTTGGCTGTATCATGGCGGAGGTTTAGAAGCGATGCACAAACTCTATGCCGATTTTAATGTCATTAACTTCCCAGCTGGCAATACAGGAGTACAAATGGGCGGCTGGTTTAATCAAGACATTCAATCGGTCAGTGACCTCAACGGCTTAAAAATGCGAATTCCCGGCTTGGGCGGAAAAGTGATGTCACAGTTGGGGGTAAACGTGCAAGTGCTAGGTGGGGGTGAAGTTTATTTAGCCCTCGAACGAGGGGTGATTGATGCGGCAGAGTTCGTGGGTCCCTATGATGATGAGAAGCTAGGACTGCAACAAGCTGCCCCCTTTTATTATTATCCTGGCTGGTGGGAACCGGGTACCACATTGGAAGTGCAAGTGAATCGTTCCGCTTGGGATCAGTTACCGAATGAGTACCAAGAAATTTTCAAAACCGCAGCAATGGAAGCCAATCTCAATATGCTCGCCAAGTATGATGCCCTGAATGGTGCCGCCCTACAAAGACTGATTGAGGGCGGAACCGAGTTAAAAGTCTATTCCACAGAAATTATGCAAGCCGCACAGAAAGCTGCCTTTGAACTCTATGAAGAGAATGCCAGTGAAGAACCTGCCTTTAAGGAAATCTACGATCAGTGGAAGCAATTTCGAGAACAAGTCACGCAGTGGAATCAAATCAACGAGTTGAGCTTTAGTCGCTTTATTAGTAACAGTT
Above is a genomic segment from Cyanobacteria bacterium GSL.Bin1 containing:
- a CDS encoding ABC transporter substrate-binding protein, with translation MKRRQFIRNSAIAAGSTTALAACNQATNTSSNTDASSLPNVSWRMATSWPNSLDTIYGGAVTIAERVSAMTNGRFTIEPYAAGEIVPALQVLDTVQAGTVECGHTASYYYIGKNPALAFGTAVPFGLNAQQQNAWLYHGGGLEAMHKLYADFNVINFPAGNTGVQMGGWFNQDIQSVSDLNGLKMRIPGLGGKVMSQLGVNVQVLGGGEVYLALERGVIDAAEFVGPYDDEKLGLQQAAPFYYYPGWWEPGTTLEVQVNRSAWDQLPNEYQEIFKTAAMEANLNMLAKYDALNGAALQRLIEGGTELKVYSTEIMQAAQKAAFELYEENASEEPAFKEIYDQWKQFREQVTQWNQINELSFSRFISNSSS